In a genomic window of Gossypium arboreum isolate Shixiya-1 chromosome 7, ASM2569848v2, whole genome shotgun sequence:
- the LOC108465658 gene encoding uncharacterized protein LOC108465658 isoform X3, giving the protein MSSRRGPPKHQNSYAWKPNAGVKINEKEVGGKLRPYSEITGVCPRCKEQIDWKRRYGKYKPLTEPAKCQLCSKRNVRQAYHNLCSGCAKEQKVCAKCRCRVNQIVGRDSAEVEEEQKMLEEAIKNARERDRRTLLRAERRNVIGL; this is encoded by the exons ATGAGTAGTCGGCGAGGGCCACCGAAGCACCAAAACAGCTACGCCTGGAAGCCAAACGCCGGTGTTAAAATCAACGAGAAG GAAGTTGGAGGGAAGCTAAGGCCTTACTCTGAAATAACTGGAGTTTGCCCTCGATGCAAAGAACAAATCGATTGGAAACGGCGTTACGGCAAATATAAACCCCTAACGGAGCCTGCAAAATG TCAGCTTTGCTCCAAACGTAATGTGCGTCAAGCCTATCATAATCTTTGTTCTG GATGTGCTAAGGAGCAAAAAGTATGTGCAAAGTGTCGATGTCGCGTTAATCAAATAGTTGGGAG GGATTCTGCGGAGGTTGAAGAAGAGCAAAAGATGCTTGAGGAG GCTATTAAAAATGCTCGAGAGAGGGATAGAAGAACATTATTACGTGCT GAAAGGAGAAATGTAATTGGGCTCTAA
- the LOC108465658 gene encoding uncharacterized protein LOC108465658 isoform X2, translating into MSSRRGPPKHQNSYAWKPNAGVKINEKEVGGKLRPYSEITGVCPRCKEQIDWKRRYGKYKPLTEPAKCQLCSKRNVRQAYHNLCSGCAKEQKVCAKCRCRVNQIVGRDSAEVEEEQKMLEEAIKNARERDRRTLLRAIKVDNAFILSST; encoded by the exons ATGAGTAGTCGGCGAGGGCCACCGAAGCACCAAAACAGCTACGCCTGGAAGCCAAACGCCGGTGTTAAAATCAACGAGAAG GAAGTTGGAGGGAAGCTAAGGCCTTACTCTGAAATAACTGGAGTTTGCCCTCGATGCAAAGAACAAATCGATTGGAAACGGCGTTACGGCAAATATAAACCCCTAACGGAGCCTGCAAAATG TCAGCTTTGCTCCAAACGTAATGTGCGTCAAGCCTATCATAATCTTTGTTCTG GATGTGCTAAGGAGCAAAAAGTATGTGCAAAGTGTCGATGTCGCGTTAATCAAATAGTTGGGAG GGATTCTGCGGAGGTTGAAGAAGAGCAAAAGATGCTTGAGGAG GCTATTAAAAATGCTCGAGAGAGGGATAGAAGAACATTATTACGTGCT ATCAAGGTTGATAATGCATTTATTCTGTCATCAACTTAA
- the LOC108465658 gene encoding uncharacterized protein LOC108465658 isoform X1, which translates to MSSRRGPPKHQNSYAWKPNAGVKINEKEVGGKLRPYSEITGVCPRCKEQIDWKRRYGKYKPLTEPAKCQLCSKRNVRQAYHNLCSGCAKEQKVCAKCRCRVNQIVGRDSAEVEEEQKMLEEAIKNARERDRRTLLRAMDKNSFKSSSKTTTNKENGRVGEIFPSTSLEQYAKLGRKDAGNHGDPYDSGNDDINDHSDDENDG; encoded by the exons ATGAGTAGTCGGCGAGGGCCACCGAAGCACCAAAACAGCTACGCCTGGAAGCCAAACGCCGGTGTTAAAATCAACGAGAAG GAAGTTGGAGGGAAGCTAAGGCCTTACTCTGAAATAACTGGAGTTTGCCCTCGATGCAAAGAACAAATCGATTGGAAACGGCGTTACGGCAAATATAAACCCCTAACGGAGCCTGCAAAATG TCAGCTTTGCTCCAAACGTAATGTGCGTCAAGCCTATCATAATCTTTGTTCTG GATGTGCTAAGGAGCAAAAAGTATGTGCAAAGTGTCGATGTCGCGTTAATCAAATAGTTGGGAG GGATTCTGCGGAGGTTGAAGAAGAGCAAAAGATGCTTGAGGAG GCTATTAAAAATGCTCGAGAGAGGGATAGAAGAACATTATTACGTGCT ATGgataaaaatagttttaaaagtTCATCAAAAACCACAACCAACAAAGAAAATGGTAGAGTGGGTGAAATATTTCCTTCTACATCTCTTGAGCAGTATGCCAAACTAGGTAGAAAAGATGCTGGAAATCATGGTGATCCATATGACTCTGGGAATGATGACATTAATGACCACAGTGATGATGAAAATGATGGTTAA
- the LOC108473154 gene encoding probable methyltransferase At1g29790, with product MQKPSVSKSRQWLPAGLPVMLCLCVLGSILMAAILSSNIFYSQLLFRSTTSVASVSRGQLILPHSLLNQIADLQSQVGVLLEQLHGASAESKALTTFADQLLHIATSLDKFAEALSDFYDSSSSGTNEVSTVDEDFSDPDESEINQGSDTHSFNSGELHNYTALKPNRLIGKKNFLGVEAISPTVGLLCANMASNVNRFMGYKIYRMCPDDWDIAQKLMISGCDPLPRRRCFSKTPPRYSKPLPINSSLWSQPADTNIMWSHYKCKDYSCLVSNGTIGKRGFFKCSNCFDLSKRGWEIPTNESTSAEFTIDEVLRLKPGEIRIGLDFSPTTGTFAALMKERNVTIASATLNLGAPFNEVIALRGLLPLYLSIGSRLPFFDNTLDIVHSTLFLDGWMGIDLLQFVLHDWDRVLRPKGLLWVDRFFCKRDELKMYLDEFSRLHYKVLLWRVVPKTDKLEDESFFSAVLEKPLRS from the coding sequence ATGCAGAAACCAAGTGTGTCGAAATCTCGACAATGGCTTCCTGCTGGCCTTCCTGTAATGCTATGTCTGTGTGTGCTTGGAAGCATCCTAATGGCTGCAATCTTAAGCTCCAACATCTTCTATTCCCAGCTACTCTTCAGATCCACCACTTCCGTGGCCAGTGTCTCCCGAGGCCAACTCATCTTGCCTCATTCACTTCTGAATCAAATCGCTGATTTACAAAGCCAAGTGGGAGTTCTGCTGGAGCAGTTACATGGTGCAAGTGCAGAATCCAAAGCACTAACAACGTTTGCGGATCAACTTCTACATATTGCCACATCTTTAGACAAGTTTGCAGAAGCCCTATCAGATTTCTACGACAGCAGTTCGTCCGGTACAAATGAAGTCAGCACTGTAGACGAAGACTTCAGCGACCCTGATGAAAGTGAAATCAACCAAGGATCAGATACTCATAGTTTTAACTCAGGTGAGCTTCATAACTACACCGCTTTGAAACCAAATAGACTGATTGGGAAGAAAAACTTCCTTGGGGTGGAAGCTATTAGCCCAACTGTAGGACTCCTTTGTGCCAACATGGCCTCAAATGTAAATCGCTTTATGGGTTATAAGATCTATAGGATGTGCCCTGATGACTGGGACATCGCTCAGAAGCTTATGATCAGTGGCTGCGATCCATTACCAAGAAGACGATGCTTCTCGAAAACACCTCCACGTTACAGTAAACCACTTCCAATAAACTCGTCCCTTTGGTCTCAACCGGCTGACACCAACATTATGTGGAGTCACTACAAGTGCAAAGATTACTCCTGTCTTGTGTCTAATGGAACAATAGGCAAAAGAGGCTTCTTCAAATGTTCAAACTGCTTTGATCTTTCGAAAAGAGGATGGGAAATCCCAACCAACGAATCAACTTCAGCTGAATTCACCATAGATGAAGTTCTTAGATTGAAGCCAGGAGAGATCAGAATTGGACTTGATTTTAGCCCCACAACCGGCACATTTGCTGCACTAATGAAGGAAAGAAATGTAACGATTGCATCAGCTACCCTAAACTTAGGGGCTCCTTTTAATGAGGTGATTGCACTTAGAGGCCTCTTACCTCTTTACCTATCAATTGGCTCAAGACTGCCTTTCTTTGATAACACACTCGATATTGTACATTCTACCCTATTTTTAGATGGGTGGATGGGAATAGATCTTCTTCAGTTTGTACTTCATGATTGGGATCGTGTTCTTCGACCCAAAGGACTTCTTTGGGTGGATCGATTCTTCTGCAAAAGAGATGAGTTGAAGATGTATTTGGATGAATTTTCCAGGCTACACTACAAGGTGCTACTGTGGAGAGTTGTTCCAAAGACAGATAAATTGGAGGATGAGTCTTTCTTTTCTGCTGTATTGGAAAAACCACTTCGAtcataa